In Phycisphaerae bacterium RAS2, the DNA window CCTCCACGCCCCATACGGGAAGTTCCGCGGCAGGCTCTAACCGAGCGGCTGCGACCCCGGCGACTGGCGGACGTGGCCGGCCAGGAAACGGCGGTTGCATTGTTGCGGGCTTTCGCGGCGTCACCGTACCCGGCGGCCTTTGTTCTCGCCGGCGACACCGGCACCGGAAAAACCTCCGCCGCGGTCGCCCTGGCGGGCGAGCTTGGGTGTGACGTCGCCGCCGGCGAATACGGTGGAGTTCATGTAGTGGCCTCGGGCGAGCAGACGGCCGACAACGTCCGCGAGGCACTGGACCGACTGACTTACTCTTCGTGGTCTGGCTCGGGCTGGAAAGTCCTGATCGTGAACGAGGCCGATCGCATGTGCCGGCCGGCTGAGACGATCTGGCTTGACCGGCTCGAATCGATTCCCGCGAAGTCGGTGATCATCTTCACAACCAACGAGCCCGAGCGGTTGGCGCCGCGGTTCATGGACCGATGCACCGTGCTTCAATTTGAGTCTCGGGCCGACGTCGTCAAGCTGGAAGCGATGCGGTTCATCGCGTCGATCTGGAAGCGCGAGACCGGCCGCGATCTTCCCGAGTGCGAAGCGGCCGCCTTGTTCGACTCGTGTGTTAATGACGGACAGTTCTCGTTTCGCCGGGCAGTGGTCCGGCTTCAGAGAACCTTACTCCGCTCCAATGGAAAGGCTGGCAACTGATGAGGCTCTACACGACCCGAGGTTATGATTTCTTCGAAGTGGCGTCCGCGCTCCAGAAGTCGATTCGCCGCGGCGATGCCAAACTCGCCGGCTACTGGGCGATCGAGCTGTTCGAGTCGGGCTATTCTGGCTATCTGTGGAGGCGGCTCCTCACGATCTCGGCCGAGGATTGTTGGGGCATCCTCACACAGGAAGTCGAGTCGCTGTTTCGCGGTTGGGAGACGATTGACAAGCAGGGACGAGCCGGGGGCAAGAGAGGCAAGGGTCGAATCTTCGCCGCGAAAGCTGTCATCCTCCTGGCAATGGCCAAGAAGTCGCGCGACCCTGACCACCTGACCAACTTGGTGTATGATCCCAAGTCGATTCCCGATGAAGTCCTCGAATCTGAGCTTGACGCCGCCCGGTCGGAGGCTGGTACAATCCCGATTCCTGATGAGGCTCTCGATTACCACACGAAACGCGGCCGCAAGTCCGGCAAGACGAAGCAGCAGTTCTTTCACGATGAACACAATGCCCTGAAGCCTCGCGAACCCGGGCTGTTTGACGATCTCGTGCCACCGAGCAACCCATGAATCCAGA includes these proteins:
- the dnaX_2 gene encoding DNA polymerase III subunit tau; its protein translation is MTTALTIDIDVARGRIASGEKLTDVAAGLGLPWQRLSKALRGKARGGPAPSAAHPNPETEIADGANEPPRPIREVPRQALTERLRPRRLADVAGQETAVALLRAFAASPYPAAFVLAGDTGTGKTSAAVALAGELGCDVAAGEYGGVHVVASGEQTADNVREALDRLTYSSWSGSGWKVLIVNEADRMCRPAETIWLDRLESIPAKSVIIFTTNEPERLAPRFMDRCTVLQFESRADVVKLEAMRFIASIWKRETGRDLPECEAAALFDSCVNDGQFSFRRAVVRLQRTLLRSNGKAGN
- a CDS encoding hypothetical protein (MgsA AAA+ ATPase C terminal); its protein translation is MRLYTTRGYDFFEVASALQKSIRRGDAKLAGYWAIELFESGYSGYLWRRLLTISAEDCWGILTQEVESLFRGWETIDKQGRAGGKRGKGRIFAAKAVILLAMAKKSRDPDHLTNLVYDPKSIPDEVLESELDAARSEAGTIPIPDEALDYHTKRGRKSGKTKQQFFHDEHNALKPREPGLFDDLVPPSNP